The region GATTCACAAATGAAGGCAATATCCAAAGCCCCACTCCAGAGTACCCACTCTTCTTCCCAAGAACTCTTGCACACGCTGCATCTTCCATCAAACAATTCACATCCAAAACCTTCAGTATCCTCTCAACATCCAACAACAACTCCTCCACCTCTTCATCCATTGCTACCATCTTTGATTTCTCATTCGGATTAAATAGAGCCATCTCAGGCACTTGAAGCTCACTTTCATCATCCTCACCATTAAACAATGTGTACATCAATCTCAGTGTTCTCTTGCATTTCCTCCCAACATCAAGCACCTTATCAACAAAATCCTTCCACAAAACAAGCCTTGCAGTCACACCGGACTCTCGGTCATTCTCCGGCAATATCCCCCTTCCAATGACCACTGCTTTGGTTATCACCAATGGTGTCCCTGCCTCAATGTTCTTCGTTGCAAAGAGCCCCCTTCCAGAGCCTGGAATTGATCTCCTCACCTCCACTGGCCCAACATACTCTGCCaactccggcgagctccctccAAAACCATTCATTATCCAATCAGAGATATCAAAGACACCAGTTTTTGACTGAACTTCAAGCTTCCTGCTCCTCTCTATCATCTCTCTAAGAGCCTCATTGTTCCCAGACAAGTGAGTTTGAAGGGAAAGAACTAGTTGGAAGGTTTCAGAGGCCTGAGAATAGCGATGGAGTTCAAGGAGTGTCTTACCTTTACAAAGGAGAGCTTTGACATGGCTGGGCTCGATGTCTAGAGCACGTTGGCAGTCAGCCAGCGCCCCGGGTAGGTCACGGACCCGGAGACGAGCCTCGGCACGGTTGGAGAAGGCGGACGGGAGTGCTTTATGGAGCTTGGACCCACCATTgtaggtggaggtggaggtggtggaGA is a window of Dioscorea cayenensis subsp. rotundata cultivar TDr96_F1 chromosome 5, TDr96_F1_v2_PseudoChromosome.rev07_lg8_w22 25.fasta, whole genome shotgun sequence DNA encoding:
- the LOC120260376 gene encoding methyltransferase FGSG_00040, translated to MTMHGGAGAQEEEEEEQEEMMQKLRSRATELLLKEDWNEYINLYSYFISTTSTSTYNGGSKLHKALPSAFSNRAEARLRVRDLPGALADCQRALDIEPSHVKALLCKGKTLLELHRYSQASETFQLVLSLQTHLSGNNEALREMIERSRKLEVQSKTGVFDISDWIMNGFGGSSPELAEYVGPVEVRRSIPGSGRGLFATKNIEAGTPLVITKAVVIGRGILPENDRESGVTARLVLWKDFVDKVLDVGRKCKRTLRLMYTLFNGEDDESELQVPEMALFNPNEKSKMVAMDEEVEELLLDVERILKVLDVNCLMEDAACARVLGKKSGYSGVGLWILPSFVNHSCSPNARRLHIGDRVIVHASRDVKAGEEIVFAYFDVLAPVKKRKEMSKRWGFECRCERCRFEEEVFLFKEELRKMDVRMESGFDAGEVVVGLEEGMKRWMVSKAKERGFLRASLFAAYAEVYKSDKMMRRWGKRIPTEISVAENMAGAVGGDERTMKMVLERLKKKRKSIASDQNVIEMEKALKLGKGVYGKVMKKQSMKLLFELHT